Proteins encoded in a region of the Apilactobacillus apisilvae genome:
- a CDS encoding phosphatase PAP2 family protein, translated as MIIDKDHKRGFKITLGLILSLFMTISVIMNSGYLKFIDSVIISSVQKSQGGFEDRLMHLCTTLASPKMDIIWILIIAFFLWGFRHKIVAIWSLFTIIGGDVIAFIVKNIVRRPRPSLHSAADTGFSFPSGHVFGIFIVISIIWIVLLPLIQGKKKQLLIQIVTFIFLILVMMSRIYLNAHFPTDTLGAAFIAYTWVQISQIFYVKYAPSLKDHFKPVKRSYL; from the coding sequence ATGATAATTGATAAAGATCATAAAAGAGGCTTTAAAATTACATTGGGATTAATATTATCCTTATTTATGACCATTTCAGTCATAATGAATTCTGGATATTTAAAGTTTATCGACTCAGTTATTATTAGTTCAGTGCAAAAGTCACAGGGTGGTTTTGAAGACCGCTTAATGCATTTATGTACAACATTAGCTAGTCCCAAAATGGATATTATTTGGATTCTGATTATTGCCTTTTTCTTATGGGGATTTAGACATAAGATTGTCGCTATTTGGTCACTGTTCACTATTATTGGTGGGGACGTTATTGCATTTATTGTTAAAAATATTGTAAGAAGACCACGTCCATCATTACATAGTGCTGCCGATACAGGATTTAGCTTTCCTAGTGGACATGTTTTTGGAATCTTTATTGTCATTAGTATCATTTGGATTGTATTATTACCTTTAATTCAGGGTAAAAAGAAACAACTACTAATACAAATTGTGACATTTATTTTCTTGATTTTAGTAATGATGTCTAGAATCTATTTAAATGCTCACTTTCCTACTGATACTTTAGGTGCTGCTTTTATTGCATATACTTGGGTTCAAATTTCTCAAATTTTCTATGTAAAGTATGCTCCTTCATTAAAAGATCACTTTAAACCAGTAAAACGCTCATATTTATAA
- a CDS encoding sulfite exporter TauE/SafE family protein translates to MIGTVLLMIVIGIFAGIAGAILGLGGGIIVTPILTLACNLDIKYAIGASVVVVIATSSGSTIAYLKDEVLNLRVAMFLEIATTIGAVSGALLTGILKPQYLYILFGLLLLFSSFNMIRKLLNKNSSNLSHKNDPLAEKLRLNSSYYDKAENKKIDYQVENIPGGLSVMFGAGLASGLLGIGSGAFKVIAMDTFMKMPLKPSSATSNLMMGVTAAASATVYFFNGSILPYIAVPLALGILVGATLGSRIMQRLPARWIRICFVPVLFYIGLNMLIKGF, encoded by the coding sequence ATGATTGGCACAGTCCTATTAATGATTGTGATTGGTATATTTGCTGGAATTGCCGGAGCTATCTTGGGATTAGGCGGTGGCATTATTGTAACCCCCATTTTGACGTTAGCTTGTAATTTAGACATTAAATATGCAATTGGAGCTAGTGTAGTCGTTGTTATCGCTACTAGTTCTGGTTCAACAATCGCTTATTTGAAAGATGAAGTGTTAAATTTAAGAGTTGCGATGTTCCTTGAAATTGCTACTACAATTGGAGCAGTATCTGGAGCACTATTAACTGGTATTTTAAAGCCTCAATATCTTTACATATTATTCGGTCTGCTATTATTATTCTCATCATTTAATATGATTCGTAAGCTTTTAAATAAAAATTCGTCTAATTTAAGTCATAAAAATGATCCGTTAGCTGAAAAACTAAGGTTAAATAGCAGCTATTATGATAAAGCTGAAAATAAAAAAATTGATTATCAAGTAGAAAACATTCCGGGAGGATTATCAGTTATGTTTGGTGCTGGTTTAGCATCTGGATTACTAGGGATTGGTTCTGGAGCATTCAAAGTTATCGCAATGGATACTTTTATGAAGATGCCCTTAAAACCATCAAGTGCTACCAGTAATCTAATGATGGGAGTGACTGCAGCTGCATCAGCTACCGTTTATTTCTTTAATGGATCAATTTTGCCATATATTGCGGTACCATTAGCCCTTGGAATTTTAGTTGGTGCAACTTTAGGATCACGAATTATGCAAAGATTGCCTGCTAGATGGATTCGTATTTGTTTCGTCCCAGTATTATTTTATATTGGATTAAACATGTTAATCAAAGGATTTTAG
- a CDS encoding DUF1634 domain-containing protein has protein sequence MNNSKQTTKEEMNQIELVIGKILRIGVIISATIMMIGLLIFILTGKSGYSGNYHPSSFKEIFTGVTQLKSYAIMMVGIFCLILTPVLRVIVSIYSFYKEHDMLYVYITTFVLLVLIFSFFLGQ, from the coding sequence ATGAATAATTCTAAACAAACTACTAAAGAAGAAATGAATCAAATTGAATTAGTAATTGGTAAAATTCTTCGAATTGGTGTGATTATTTCAGCTACAATTATGATGATTGGTTTATTAATTTTTATTTTAACTGGTAAATCCGGATATAGTGGAAATTATCATCCTAGTTCTTTTAAAGAAATTTTCACTGGAGTGACTCAACTAAAATCTTATGCAATTATGATGGTTGGAATTTTTTGTTTAATTTTAACCCCCGTATTAAGAGTTATTGTTTCAATTTATTCATTTTATAAAGAACACGATATGTTATATGTATATATAACAACTTTCGTATTATTAGTATTAATTTTTAGTTTCTTTTTAGGTCAATAA